The following coding sequences are from one Rathayibacter sp. SW19 window:
- a CDS encoding bifunctional 3-phenylpropionate/cinnamic acid dioxygenase ferredoxin subunit, whose amino-acid sequence MRICALEDIPLGEAMRVDAVTPPIAIFHTEEDEFFALDDTCTHQNASLADGWVEDGSVECPLHASRFDLRTGAVDAPPAKRPVRAHTVTIIDGDVHVSISEAVPNLPPGTSY is encoded by the coding sequence ATGAGGATCTGCGCTCTCGAAGACATTCCCCTCGGCGAGGCGATGAGGGTCGATGCGGTCACTCCGCCGATCGCAATCTTCCACACTGAGGAGGACGAGTTCTTCGCCCTCGACGACACGTGTACTCATCAGAACGCGTCGCTGGCCGACGGCTGGGTCGAAGACGGCAGCGTGGAGTGTCCGTTGCACGCTTCGAGGTTCGATCTGAGAACCGGAGCAGTCGACGCTCCGCCCGCCAAGAGGCCCGTGCGTGCGCACACGGTTACGATCATCGACGGTGACGTCCACGTGTCGATCTCGGAAGCCGTACCCAACCTGCCGCCAGGCACGAGCTACTAG
- a CDS encoding DMT family transporter: MGYLFLGIAIAAEVIATTFLKLTSGEGFRWWAYLVVVVGYIGAFASLSASLAHGIPLGIAYAIWAGVGVVMVAIISWLVFHEAMTLAQLAGIALVLGGVALLELGGAR, translated from the coding sequence ATGGGCTATCTCTTTCTCGGCATTGCGATCGCCGCCGAGGTCATTGCGACGACCTTCCTCAAACTCACCTCTGGCGAAGGCTTTCGATGGTGGGCATATCTCGTCGTGGTGGTCGGCTACATAGGCGCTTTCGCGAGTTTGTCCGCTTCGTTGGCGCACGGCATCCCCCTTGGAATTGCATACGCGATCTGGGCCGGAGTCGGTGTCGTGATGGTCGCGATCATCAGCTGGCTGGTTTTCCACGAAGCGATGACGCTTGCACAACTGGCGGGAATTGCACTCGTTCTTGGCGGGGTCGCCCTGCTGGAACTCGGCGGAGCGCGCTAA